A stretch of Paenibacillus mucilaginosus 3016 DNA encodes these proteins:
- a CDS encoding glycoside hydrolase family 53 protein produces MYTLINLRKKMTAVFALLLTFCLLAAAVPQASSLPQAEAAAAFAKGADISWVPGMEAQGKVWYDKNGVQRDILRILKEDYQMDSVRIRVWVNPNMSDYGNGYMNADNAAKLAKRAKDLGLRVMLTLHYSDSWADPGQQNKPAAWKTLTFQGLMDNVWAHTVSVMNKMKSYGVTPEWVQVGNETNNGMLWEDGKASVSMKNYAWLVNTGHNAVKSVSSTTKTVVHLANGYDNAVFRWNIGGLISNGANFDVIAVSLYPTSTDWSTKNTQTLANLNDMIATYGKEVIVSEVGMDYTQASAAKSFIADIKNKVRGIANGKGLGVFYWEPEASPGYNGGYNKGAWGTNGRPTVALDGFLN; encoded by the coding sequence ATGTACACACTCATCAATCTCCGCAAAAAAATGACTGCCGTCTTCGCCCTGCTGCTGACCTTCTGCCTGCTGGCGGCGGCCGTCCCTCAAGCTTCTTCACTGCCACAGGCGGAAGCGGCGGCCGCCTTCGCCAAGGGCGCGGATATCTCCTGGGTCCCCGGGATGGAAGCCCAGGGCAAGGTCTGGTATGACAAGAACGGCGTTCAGCGCGACATCCTCCGCATTCTCAAAGAGGACTACCAGATGGACTCCGTGCGCATCCGCGTATGGGTGAATCCGAACATGAGCGATTACGGTAACGGTTACATGAATGCCGATAATGCGGCCAAGCTGGCCAAGCGCGCCAAGGATCTCGGCCTGCGCGTCATGCTCACCCTGCACTACAGCGATTCGTGGGCGGACCCGGGCCAGCAGAACAAGCCGGCGGCCTGGAAAACCCTGACCTTCCAGGGGCTGATGGACAACGTCTGGGCTCATACCGTGTCCGTCATGAACAAGATGAAGAGCTATGGCGTTACGCCGGAGTGGGTGCAGGTAGGCAACGAGACGAACAACGGCATGCTCTGGGAGGACGGCAAGGCATCGGTCTCCATGAAGAACTACGCCTGGCTGGTCAACACCGGACATAACGCGGTCAAATCCGTGAGCAGCACGACCAAGACGGTCGTTCACCTGGCGAACGGGTACGATAACGCCGTATTCCGCTGGAACATCGGCGGCCTGATCAGCAACGGGGCGAACTTCGACGTCATCGCCGTATCGCTGTATCCGACCAGCACCGACTGGTCCACGAAGAATACGCAGACGCTGGCCAACCTGAACGACATGATCGCCACCTACGGCAAAGAAGTCATCGTCTCCGAGGTCGGCATGGATTATACCCAGGCGTCCGCAGCCAAGAGCTTCATCGCCGACATCAAGAACAAGGTGCGCGGCATTGCGAACGGCAAAGGCCTCGGCGTCTTCTACTGGGAGCCGGAGGCATCGCCGGGCTACAACGGCGGTTATAACAAAGGAGCCTGGGGAACCAACGGCAGACCGACGGTCGCCCTCGATGGCTTCCTGAACTAA
- a CDS encoding nuclear transport factor 2 family protein: MSDIQSMVDRFKIDALRGEFTDTVMMRDPDRLASLFTEDGVWRIPPVVEFVGREQIRAGSKRLQSQWDYFVQTTHPGTIQLQGDTAVGRAYISELARLREGRSGLNYAVYHDRYQRTEDGWKFSERVYEIRYLDTTPLPGAAQIDKELLKENMNME, from the coding sequence ATGAGCGATATTCAGAGCATGGTTGATCGCTTCAAGATCGATGCGCTGCGCGGAGAGTTCACTGACACGGTGATGATGCGCGACCCCGACCGCCTTGCGTCGCTGTTCACGGAGGACGGCGTGTGGCGGATTCCCCCAGTCGTCGAATTCGTTGGCCGGGAACAGATTCGCGCCGGGAGCAAGCGGCTGCAGAGTCAGTGGGACTATTTCGTGCAAACCACGCACCCGGGCACGATCCAGCTCCAGGGCGATACCGCAGTCGGCCGTGCCTACATCTCAGAGCTCGCGCGCCTGCGCGAGGGCAGGAGCGGACTGAACTACGCCGTGTACCATGACCGCTACCAGCGCACAGAGGACGGCTGGAAGTTCTCCGAGCGCGTTTACGAAATCAGATACCTTGACACCACACCGCTTCCGGGAGCGGCGCAGATCGACAAAGAGCTGCTCAAAGAAAACATGAATATGGAATAG
- a CDS encoding ABC transporter permease: MYAKAYKYRWQYLMILPGVVLLFLFHYVPMAGIQVAFRDFQIGSSIWSSPWVGMDNFAFLGEEQFWTVVRNTLYISVLKFFFGFPAPILLALMINEVTHSAFRRFVQSVSYLPHFFSWIVVAYILQAFLTLDGGLVNQAVTAAGAEPIFFLGSTEWFRPVVIASGLWKETGWNTILYLAAITTIDPQLYEAAKVEGAGKLAQIRHITLPGIMPTISIVLILSIPSLITVGMDQIYPLMNSANMEVADVLDTYVLRSGLQQGYFGMATAVGLLSSVISLVLVVTTNQLSRRMNGEGLW; the protein is encoded by the coding sequence ATGTACGCAAAGGCTTACAAGTACCGCTGGCAGTATCTCATGATTTTACCGGGCGTGGTCCTGCTGTTTCTCTTCCATTACGTACCGATGGCGGGGATTCAGGTCGCGTTCCGGGACTTTCAGATCGGCAGTTCCATCTGGAGCAGCCCCTGGGTGGGCATGGACAATTTTGCGTTCCTGGGGGAAGAGCAGTTCTGGACGGTGGTCCGCAATACGCTGTACATTTCGGTGCTGAAATTCTTCTTCGGATTTCCCGCGCCCATCCTGCTGGCACTTATGATCAACGAGGTCACTCACTCAGCCTTCCGGCGTTTCGTCCAGTCGGTGAGCTACCTGCCGCACTTCTTCTCCTGGATCGTCGTGGCCTACATCCTGCAGGCCTTCCTGACATTGGACGGAGGCCTGGTGAACCAGGCGGTCACCGCGGCAGGCGCGGAGCCGATCTTCTTCCTGGGCTCCACGGAGTGGTTCCGTCCGGTGGTGATCGCGAGCGGCCTGTGGAAGGAGACCGGCTGGAACACCATCCTCTACCTGGCGGCCATTACGACCATCGACCCGCAGCTCTATGAAGCGGCGAAGGTGGAGGGGGCCGGCAAGCTGGCGCAGATCCGCCATATTACGCTGCCGGGCATCATGCCTACGATCTCCATCGTGCTGATCCTCAGCATCCCGAGCCTCATCACCGTCGGCATGGATCAGATCTATCCCTTGATGAACTCGGCCAATATGGAAGTCGCGGACGTTCTGGATACCTATGTTCTCCGCAGCGGGCTGCAGCAGGGCTATTTCGGCATGGCGACCGCGGTCGGCCTGCTCTCCTCGGTGATCAGCCTGGTGCTGGTCGTCACGACCAACCAGCTGTCCAGAAGAATGAACGGCGAAGGGCTGTGGTGA
- a CDS encoding carbohydrate ABC transporter permease, producing the protein MRPNAAETVIQSLIVALLSLMCLSVLYPFLYMLAISLNEGADAAKGGVYLLPRAFTLLNYEIVLGNEVIRHAYLITIARTAAGTVSGLFVTLLVAFGLSYRGLPLRGVILSYILITMLFNGGLVPYYIQLNNLGLLNTFWVYILPGMFSVWNMFVMLKFIQGIPEALIESAEMDGAGPVRVLLQIIIPLSKPMLAALGLFTAVGHWNDWFTGAFFVTDQSLIPVQTFLQQLLAASDISAVLGSNTNQEALARSSQMQNITLMSIKMAVVMVSALPILCVYPFLQKYFVKGVLVGSVKG; encoded by the coding sequence ATGAGACCGAATGCAGCCGAAACCGTCATCCAATCGCTGATCGTCGCTCTGCTGTCCCTGATGTGCCTGTCCGTGCTCTATCCGTTCCTGTACATGCTGGCGATCTCCCTCAACGAGGGGGCGGATGCCGCCAAGGGAGGCGTGTACCTGCTGCCGCGCGCTTTCACTCTCCTGAATTATGAGATCGTGCTGGGTAATGAGGTCATCCGCCATGCGTATCTCATTACGATCGCCAGGACCGCAGCGGGCACCGTATCCGGTCTGTTCGTCACGCTACTTGTGGCTTTCGGGCTGTCCTACAGGGGGCTGCCGCTCCGGGGAGTGATCCTCAGCTATATCCTGATCACCATGCTGTTCAACGGAGGACTGGTTCCGTACTACATTCAGCTGAACAACCTGGGGCTCCTCAACACGTTCTGGGTCTACATTCTGCCGGGCATGTTCTCGGTCTGGAATATGTTCGTCATGCTGAAGTTCATTCAAGGCATTCCCGAAGCGCTGATCGAATCGGCGGAGATGGACGGGGCCGGGCCGGTGCGCGTGCTCCTGCAAATCATCATTCCGCTCTCGAAGCCGATGCTCGCCGCCCTGGGACTCTTTACGGCGGTCGGCCACTGGAACGACTGGTTCACCGGCGCCTTCTTCGTGACCGACCAGTCGCTGATTCCCGTCCAGACCTTCCTGCAGCAGCTGCTCGCGGCTTCGGATATCTCTGCCGTCCTCGGCTCGAATACGAACCAGGAGGCGCTGGCCCGCAGCTCCCAGATGCAGAATATTACGCTGATGTCGATCAAGATGGCGGTTGTAATGGTGAGTGCGCTGCCGATCCTGTGCGTGTATCCGTTCCTCCAGAAATATTTTGTGAAGGGCGTGCTCGTCGGGTCGGTGAAGGGGTAG
- a CDS encoding cache domain-containing sensor histidine kinase: protein MLRQHIEKTIIRLTRPMNLKGKFVLLYGLIVFLPTALLAVGAGYLALHHTRANYMLTIEEAVRQSARSIEFKKQSYDLLAVRTATDGELISRLSRDYADMFEQVETVEYVDRSFQYTAKYLPGIEDFRIYHANASLVQDGGLLWKPEGRMLSGQKEKLWFDRTLASPEAMSWTNAQGDRSKLVVTQKIFAGSGDPYGVVYMLLDYNAVFAEPFRHPFGGAGELYIVDSGGHIIASSEPGEIGEPLAGSALQPYWDRQNQEASRGTGKLLVTSRLASGWTVAALVHLDRMEEQSRRIFLAVGIGIAFFLLLSTFLILTVLRNIVWRIRKLGMRMTDISDGVFEVTVSSRDRDELGELEILFNQMSGRLGRLVEESTQAGLKEREQSFKALQAQINPHFIYNSLSLVRWRAMDLKDEMQVRIIDAMTTFYRLALNNRDNITLFREELEHLKAYIEIQQLRYPNRVTVEWRVEPGVLDLFTIKMLLQPVVENCYLHGSIMRAKDALLRITIYQSQDSVHIEIYDNGKGIRKEVLERIQACAYGGTGNGFGMNNIRERLGLYFGSKARFAIDSVEGEWTAVSIDIPVCRERPELIRGGGG from the coding sequence ATGCTTAGACAGCATATCGAGAAAACCATCATCCGCCTGACCCGCCCCATGAACCTCAAGGGCAAATTCGTTCTTCTCTACGGCCTTATTGTCTTCCTGCCAACGGCCCTGCTGGCAGTCGGAGCCGGGTATCTGGCGCTTCACCACACGAGGGCCAACTATATGCTCACGATCGAGGAAGCGGTCCGCCAAAGCGCCAGAAGCATCGAATTCAAGAAGCAGAGCTATGATCTGCTTGCGGTCCGGACGGCCACCGACGGCGAGCTGATCTCCAGGCTCTCCCGCGATTATGCGGACATGTTCGAGCAGGTGGAGACCGTCGAATACGTGGACCGCTCCTTCCAGTATACGGCCAAATACCTGCCGGGCATCGAGGACTTCCGGATCTATCACGCGAACGCCTCGCTGGTTCAGGACGGCGGGCTGCTGTGGAAGCCGGAAGGCCGCATGCTGTCCGGCCAGAAGGAGAAGCTCTGGTTCGACCGGACGCTGGCTTCTCCGGAGGCCATGAGCTGGACCAACGCGCAGGGCGACAGGTCGAAGCTTGTGGTCACGCAGAAAATCTTTGCCGGCTCCGGCGATCCCTACGGAGTCGTCTACATGCTGCTCGACTATAACGCGGTCTTCGCGGAACCGTTCCGGCACCCCTTCGGCGGAGCGGGCGAGCTGTACATCGTAGACAGCGGCGGGCATATTATCGCCTCCTCGGAGCCGGGCGAGATCGGGGAGCCCCTCGCCGGTTCCGCCCTGCAGCCCTACTGGGACCGGCAGAATCAGGAGGCTTCGCGGGGAACGGGCAAGCTGCTGGTCACCAGCCGGCTCGCTTCCGGCTGGACCGTCGCCGCCCTGGTCCACCTGGACCGGATGGAAGAGCAGTCGAGACGCATCTTCCTCGCGGTGGGCATCGGAATCGCTTTCTTCCTGCTGCTGTCCACCTTCCTGATCCTGACCGTGCTGCGCAACATCGTCTGGCGCATCCGCAAGCTGGGGATGCGGATGACGGATATCTCGGACGGGGTGTTCGAGGTGACCGTAAGCAGCAGGGACCGCGACGAGCTTGGCGAGCTCGAGATCCTGTTCAATCAGATGTCCGGCCGTCTGGGCCGGCTGGTGGAAGAGAGCACGCAGGCCGGCCTGAAGGAACGCGAGCAGTCGTTCAAGGCGCTGCAGGCCCAGATCAACCCCCATTTTATCTACAATTCGCTCAGTCTGGTCCGCTGGCGGGCCATGGATCTGAAGGATGAGATGCAAGTTCGCATCATTGATGCCATGACGACCTTCTACCGTCTCGCCCTGAATAACCGGGACAACATTACGCTGTTTCGGGAGGAGCTCGAGCACCTTAAGGCGTATATCGAGATCCAGCAGCTGCGGTATCCGAATCGGGTTACGGTGGAGTGGCGGGTGGAGCCCGGGGTGCTGGACCTCTTCACGATCAAAATGCTGCTGCAGCCGGTTGTGGAGAACTGCTATCTGCACGGCAGCATCATGAGAGCAAAGGACGCCCTCCTGCGGATCACCATATATCAATCGCAGGATAGCGTACATATAGAGATCTACGATAACGGCAAGGGAATCCGCAAGGAGGTATTGGAACGCATTCAAGCATGCGCCTACGGGGGAACCGGCAACGGATTCGGCATGAACAATATCCGGGAGCGGCTGGGGCTGTATTTCGGTTCGAAGGCCCGGTTCGCCATAGACAGCGTCGAAGGCGAGTGGACGGCCGTATCCATAGATATCCCGGTTTGCAGGGAGCGTCCTGAGCTGATTCGTGGGGGTGGAGGATGA
- a CDS encoding response regulator yields MIRVLIVDDEPLHIEGLVRHIDWEKLGYAPPLTAESGEEALAILGEAQVDVLVTDVSMPEMTGIELLARCRSDYPHLGSIQTLMISGYDEFEFVQEAIHLGVKAYVLKPIKTEEMEEKLAAFRTAIERKQQIERETEALKEKVTGSLEVLHDRFVGDLIEGRLQNGDMAGSWSRLLELPAEPWLFRLFLFGYDRLHDWPQQDARQRILLSEGLMRAVRVGLSGLPGTYIGRTGADEAVVIHLNASPADRARIEKQLSFVQEVIREQYAASLTIGVSRECSRWEEAPLLLKEVKHMVNGARGAGGGLIHYFDRLEATDYHEFQLREENIPEMLRLLEKGEGDQAVLTFNHAFDLLLMKSPVSFSYVQAFGMGLLSELARKFKRPKEDDGEINIRMWQRLIDCTGTAEIREVLLDELSRYARMQQKERAAQQHHLIHNITRYLEDHLLDQVTVKQLGEQFQLNPSYLSVLFKKETGRTISDFVQELRMNRAKALLRDPHMKVYEVAEQVGYQTTAYFAYLFKKTTGFTPQEFRDYHYEE; encoded by the coding sequence ATGATTCGCGTATTGATTGTGGATGACGAACCGCTGCATATCGAAGGACTCGTCCGGCATATCGATTGGGAGAAGCTGGGCTATGCGCCTCCCCTTACGGCGGAGTCGGGCGAGGAAGCGCTGGCCATACTGGGTGAAGCGCAGGTGGATGTGCTGGTTACGGACGTGTCGATGCCGGAGATGACGGGCATCGAGCTGCTCGCCAGGTGCCGGTCCGACTACCCGCATCTGGGATCGATCCAGACGCTGATGATCAGCGGGTATGATGAATTTGAATTCGTGCAGGAAGCGATTCATCTCGGGGTCAAGGCGTACGTGCTCAAACCCATCAAGACGGAGGAGATGGAGGAGAAGCTGGCGGCCTTCCGGACGGCCATCGAGAGGAAGCAGCAGATCGAACGGGAGACGGAGGCCCTGAAGGAAAAGGTGACCGGGAGCCTCGAGGTCCTGCACGACCGCTTCGTAGGGGACCTGATCGAGGGACGACTCCAGAACGGGGACATGGCCGGTTCGTGGAGCCGCCTTCTGGAGCTGCCGGCGGAGCCGTGGCTGTTCCGCCTGTTTCTGTTCGGCTACGACCGGCTCCATGATTGGCCGCAGCAGGATGCCCGGCAGCGCATTCTGCTCAGCGAGGGGCTGATGCGGGCGGTGCGGGTGGGCCTGTCCGGCCTCCCGGGGACCTATATCGGAAGAACGGGGGCCGACGAGGCGGTGGTGATCCACCTGAACGCTTCGCCGGCGGACCGGGCCCGCATCGAGAAGCAGCTGTCGTTCGTTCAGGAGGTCATCCGGGAGCAGTATGCCGCTTCCCTCACCATCGGGGTGAGCCGGGAATGCAGCAGGTGGGAGGAGGCTCCGCTCCTCCTGAAGGAAGTGAAACATATGGTGAATGGGGCCAGAGGTGCCGGCGGCGGGCTCATTCATTACTTCGACCGGCTGGAAGCGACGGATTACCATGAGTTTCAGCTGCGGGAGGAGAATATCCCCGAGATGCTCCGGCTCTTGGAGAAGGGGGAGGGCGATCAGGCGGTCCTCACCTTCAACCATGCCTTCGACCTGCTGCTGATGAAGAGCCCCGTATCCTTTTCCTACGTTCAGGCCTTCGGGATGGGGCTGCTCAGCGAGCTGGCGCGGAAGTTCAAACGGCCCAAGGAAGACGACGGCGAGATCAACATCCGGATGTGGCAGAGGCTGATCGACTGTACGGGCACCGCGGAGATTCGGGAAGTGCTGCTGGATGAATTGTCGCGGTATGCCCGGATGCAGCAGAAGGAACGGGCGGCGCAGCAGCACCATCTGATCCATAACATCACCCGATACCTGGAAGATCACCTGCTCGATCAGGTGACCGTCAAGCAGCTGGGGGAGCAGTTCCAGCTCAATCCGAGCTACCTCAGCGTGCTCTTCAAGAAGGAGACCGGCAGGACCATCTCCGACTTTGTGCAGGAGCTGCGTATGAACCGGGCCAAGGCGCTGCTGCGCGATCCGCATATGAAGGTGTATGAGGTCGCGGAGCAGGTAGGGTATCAGACCACCGCGTATTTTGCCTATTTGTTCAAAAAAACCACCGGGTTCACGCCGCAGGAGTTCAGGGACTATCATTATGAAGAATAA
- a CDS encoding histidine phosphatase family protein: MIYVVRHGQTDWNKEGRLQGRRGLPLNETGIRQAEEVRDRLREIRFDAVFSSPQERAVQTAEIAGGKRAIVDPRLDVFDLGEADGLRREEVRLAGAVPDPGLYAGVEEIRSFIGRVFAFMRELESQVDVREANVLLSGHRCTTGAIGAYYEGIPEDGNILRYSSGNGKFKVYPVR; the protein is encoded by the coding sequence ATGATCTATGTCGTCCGGCACGGGCAGACCGATTGGAACAAAGAAGGAAGGCTGCAGGGCAGGAGAGGACTGCCGCTGAACGAGACCGGCATCCGGCAGGCCGAGGAGGTCAGGGACCGGCTGCGGGAGATCCGCTTCGATGCGGTCTTCTCCTCCCCGCAGGAGAGGGCGGTTCAAACCGCGGAGATCGCAGGGGGCAAGCGGGCGATCGTGGATCCCCGGCTGGATGTCTTCGATCTCGGGGAAGCGGACGGCCTGCGCAGGGAGGAAGTCCGCTTGGCGGGTGCTGTTCCCGACCCCGGGTTATATGCGGGGGTGGAAGAGATCCGCAGCTTCATCGGGCGGGTATTCGCCTTCATGCGGGAGCTGGAGTCGCAGGTTGACGTAAGAGAGGCGAACGTTCTGCTGTCGGGGCACCGCTGTACGACGGGGGCTATCGGTGCGTATTACGAAGGCATCCCGGAGGATGGCAATATCCTGAGGTACTCCTCGGGGAACGGGAAATTCAAGGTGTATCCTGTACGGTAA
- a CDS encoding carboxypeptidase-like regulatory domain-containing protein, with protein sequence MTAFTFLKQTTCVVLGVFLLSGTSVLAASEKSVPEQLASMVAQIQELSKKIDLFEHTLVKKSDFEALKQTVAAQQKAIDELRNNNHPTPPSQAPVVKFKLKVTDNVWELTPLPNIRVIVNDATGTKRYTAISGADGKVAFDLPPGQYWYTYEVLDANGEVIETTAVRNMLEGNVYVDQAAMLEWNNMEKLLSVPMIFYTDPQYVKQD encoded by the coding sequence ATGACTGCATTTACATTTCTCAAACAAACCACATGTGTTGTACTAGGCGTCTTTTTATTATCGGGTACTTCTGTATTGGCTGCTTCAGAGAAATCTGTTCCAGAGCAGCTGGCCTCTATGGTAGCGCAGATTCAGGAACTAAGTAAGAAGATAGATCTATTCGAACACACGCTTGTTAAAAAATCGGACTTTGAAGCATTAAAGCAAACGGTTGCCGCACAACAAAAAGCAATAGATGAATTGCGAAACAACAATCATCCTACCCCTCCATCTCAAGCGCCTGTTGTTAAATTTAAATTAAAGGTCACGGACAATGTTTGGGAACTAACGCCCCTGCCTAATATCAGAGTAATAGTAAATGATGCGACCGGCACCAAGAGATATACCGCTATATCCGGTGCAGATGGCAAAGTTGCTTTTGATCTTCCTCCCGGGCAATACTGGTATACCTATGAAGTCCTTGATGCGAATGGCGAGGTTATAGAGACTACTGCTGTCCGCAATATGCTTGAAGGAAACGTATACGTGGATCAAGCTGCCATGCTGGAATGGAACAATATGGAGAAACTTCTTTCAGTACCTATGATTTTTTACACCGATCCGCAATATGTAAAGCAAGATTAG